Proteins from one Mastacembelus armatus chromosome 16, fMasArm1.2, whole genome shotgun sequence genomic window:
- the hjv gene encoding hemojuvelin isoform X3, translated as MGPEDEEDLSQDTVAASCRILRCNSDFVAATLDLGSSDGGGGAAGGAALSREAVNAGYCSALRSYATCTKRMARACRGDLAYHSAVQGIEDLLIQHRCPRAGPTAQPRPLPQGTLSRDACLYERSFFSQEGRIPEYLHCSVFGDPHVRTFNDDFQTCAVQGAWPLIDNEYLYVQATSSPSRVGANSTAITKITIIFKNMRQCVDQQLYQAELDNVPAAFADGSVSSGERRGQHSLTVWTQSPGRHAEIRATHLGTLLVVRQSGRSLSLSVRSPRSITEAFGPEQDLQLCVWGCPPSQRLNTLRPPLPDSSPSATISAHAHCIALLPVQDVYYQACVFDLITSGDLNSSTAAVSALQDARNMISDQESIHLQLVVSAQQRRARSDLMLLLLLGMLGTLTSA; from the exons ATGGGTCCTGAAGACGAGGAAGATCTCAGCCAAGACACAG TTGCAGCTTCCTGTCGTATCCTGAGGTGTAACTCAGACTTTGTGGCTGCGACGTTGGACCTGGGCAGCAGTGACGggggtggaggagcagcaggtggAGCGGCTCTCAGCAGGGAGGCGGTGAACGCCGGTTACTGCAGTGCCCTGCGCTCCTATGCCACGTGCACAAAGCGAATGGCGCGGGCGTGTCGTGGTGACCTGGCGTACCACTCTGCTGTTCAGGGCATTGAGGACCTGCTGATCCAACACCGTTGCCCACGGGCAGGACCCACGGCCCAACCCCGGCCTCTCCCTCAGGGCACACTGTCAAGAGATGCCTGCCTCTATGAGAGGAGCTTCTTCAGCCAAGAGGGCCGGATCCCGGAGTACCTGCACTGCAGCGTGTTCGGGGATCCGCACGTCCGAACCTTCAATGACGACTTCCAGACTTGTGCCGTGCAAGGAGCATGGCCTCTCATAGACAATGAGTACCTGTATGTACAGGCCACCAGCTCGCCATCCAGGGTGGGGGCGAACAGCACAGCAATCACTAAG ATCACCATCATCTTTAAGAACATGCGTCAGTGTGTGGATCAGCAGCTGTACCAGGCCGAGCTCGATAACGTCCCTGCTGCGTTCGCTGACGGCTCAGTGTCGAGCGGTGAGCGGCGAGGTCAACACAGCCTGACGGTCTGGACTCAGAGTCCTGGTCGACACGCCGAGATCCGAGCGACTCACCTCGGCACGCTGCTGGTGGTGCGTCAGAGTGGCCGATCGCTCAGCCTGTCGGTCCGCTCGCCGCGCAGCATCACGGAGGCCTTTGGCCCTGAACAGgacctgcagctgtgtgtgtggggctgCCCTCCATCTCAGAGACTCAACACACTCCGCCCACCACTGCCAGACTCCTCACCGTCTGCCACCATCAGCGCCCATGCACACTGCATTGCACTGCTTCCTGTCCAGGATGTCTACTACCAGGCTTGCGTGTTTGACCTGATCACCAGCGGAGACCTGAACTCCAGCACAGCGGCTGTCAGCGCACTGCAGGATGCCCGAAACATGATCTCTGACCAGGAGAGCATTCACCTGCAGCTGGTCGTCTCGGCCCAGCAACGCCGAGCTCGATCAGacctgatgctgctgctgctgctcggcATGCTGGGAACTCTAACCAGTGCCTGA
- the hjv gene encoding hemojuvelin isoform X2 produces the protein MEPRTSVAQHTALPWKHCMQLTLLLVQMSLPEVAASCRILRCNSDFVAATLDLGSSDGGGGAAGGAALSREAVNAGYCSALRSYATCTKRMARACRGDLAYHSAVQGIEDLLIQHRCPRAGPTAQPRPLPQGTLSRDACLYERSFFSQEGRIPEYLHCSVFGDPHVRTFNDDFQTCAVQGAWPLIDNEYLYVQATSSPSRVGANSTAITKITIIFKNMRQCVDQQLYQAELDNVPAAFADGSVSSGERRGQHSLTVWTQSPGRHAEIRATHLGTLLVVRQSGRSLSLSVRSPRSITEAFGPEQDLQLCVWGCPPSQRLNTLRPPLPDSSPSATISAHAHCIALLPVQDVYYQACVFDLITSGDLNSSTAAVSALQDARNMISDQESIHLQLVVSAQQRRARSDLMLLLLLGMLGTLTSA, from the exons ATGGAGCCTCGGACCTCTGTTGCGCAACACACAGcgttgccatggaaacactgCATGCAACTGACTCTGCTGCTGGTCCAGATGAGTTTACCTGaag TTGCAGCTTCCTGTCGTATCCTGAGGTGTAACTCAGACTTTGTGGCTGCGACGTTGGACCTGGGCAGCAGTGACGggggtggaggagcagcaggtggAGCGGCTCTCAGCAGGGAGGCGGTGAACGCCGGTTACTGCAGTGCCCTGCGCTCCTATGCCACGTGCACAAAGCGAATGGCGCGGGCGTGTCGTGGTGACCTGGCGTACCACTCTGCTGTTCAGGGCATTGAGGACCTGCTGATCCAACACCGTTGCCCACGGGCAGGACCCACGGCCCAACCCCGGCCTCTCCCTCAGGGCACACTGTCAAGAGATGCCTGCCTCTATGAGAGGAGCTTCTTCAGCCAAGAGGGCCGGATCCCGGAGTACCTGCACTGCAGCGTGTTCGGGGATCCGCACGTCCGAACCTTCAATGACGACTTCCAGACTTGTGCCGTGCAAGGAGCATGGCCTCTCATAGACAATGAGTACCTGTATGTACAGGCCACCAGCTCGCCATCCAGGGTGGGGGCGAACAGCACAGCAATCACTAAG ATCACCATCATCTTTAAGAACATGCGTCAGTGTGTGGATCAGCAGCTGTACCAGGCCGAGCTCGATAACGTCCCTGCTGCGTTCGCTGACGGCTCAGTGTCGAGCGGTGAGCGGCGAGGTCAACACAGCCTGACGGTCTGGACTCAGAGTCCTGGTCGACACGCCGAGATCCGAGCGACTCACCTCGGCACGCTGCTGGTGGTGCGTCAGAGTGGCCGATCGCTCAGCCTGTCGGTCCGCTCGCCGCGCAGCATCACGGAGGCCTTTGGCCCTGAACAGgacctgcagctgtgtgtgtggggctgCCCTCCATCTCAGAGACTCAACACACTCCGCCCACCACTGCCAGACTCCTCACCGTCTGCCACCATCAGCGCCCATGCACACTGCATTGCACTGCTTCCTGTCCAGGATGTCTACTACCAGGCTTGCGTGTTTGACCTGATCACCAGCGGAGACCTGAACTCCAGCACAGCGGCTGTCAGCGCACTGCAGGATGCCCGAAACATGATCTCTGACCAGGAGAGCATTCACCTGCAGCTGGTCGTCTCGGCCCAGCAACGCCGAGCTCGATCAGacctgatgctgctgctgctgctcggcATGCTGGGAACTCTAACCAGTGCCTGA
- the hjv gene encoding hemojuvelin isoform X1, with protein MGPEDEEDLSQDTDRWWSLPRGQPGFSPLMEPRTSVAQHTALPWKHCMQLTLLLVQMSLPEVAASCRILRCNSDFVAATLDLGSSDGGGGAAGGAALSREAVNAGYCSALRSYATCTKRMARACRGDLAYHSAVQGIEDLLIQHRCPRAGPTAQPRPLPQGTLSRDACLYERSFFSQEGRIPEYLHCSVFGDPHVRTFNDDFQTCAVQGAWPLIDNEYLYVQATSSPSRVGANSTAITKITIIFKNMRQCVDQQLYQAELDNVPAAFADGSVSSGERRGQHSLTVWTQSPGRHAEIRATHLGTLLVVRQSGRSLSLSVRSPRSITEAFGPEQDLQLCVWGCPPSQRLNTLRPPLPDSSPSATISAHAHCIALLPVQDVYYQACVFDLITSGDLNSSTAAVSALQDARNMISDQESIHLQLVVSAQQRRARSDLMLLLLLGMLGTLTSA; from the exons ATGGGTCCTGAAGACGAGGAAGATCTCAGCCAAGACACAG ACCGGTGGTGGTCTCTGCCGCGAGGTCAGCCCGGGTTCAGTCCGCTGATGGAGCCTCGGACCTCTGTTGCGCAACACACAGcgttgccatggaaacactgCATGCAACTGACTCTGCTGCTGGTCCAGATGAGTTTACCTGaag TTGCAGCTTCCTGTCGTATCCTGAGGTGTAACTCAGACTTTGTGGCTGCGACGTTGGACCTGGGCAGCAGTGACGggggtggaggagcagcaggtggAGCGGCTCTCAGCAGGGAGGCGGTGAACGCCGGTTACTGCAGTGCCCTGCGCTCCTATGCCACGTGCACAAAGCGAATGGCGCGGGCGTGTCGTGGTGACCTGGCGTACCACTCTGCTGTTCAGGGCATTGAGGACCTGCTGATCCAACACCGTTGCCCACGGGCAGGACCCACGGCCCAACCCCGGCCTCTCCCTCAGGGCACACTGTCAAGAGATGCCTGCCTCTATGAGAGGAGCTTCTTCAGCCAAGAGGGCCGGATCCCGGAGTACCTGCACTGCAGCGTGTTCGGGGATCCGCACGTCCGAACCTTCAATGACGACTTCCAGACTTGTGCCGTGCAAGGAGCATGGCCTCTCATAGACAATGAGTACCTGTATGTACAGGCCACCAGCTCGCCATCCAGGGTGGGGGCGAACAGCACAGCAATCACTAAG ATCACCATCATCTTTAAGAACATGCGTCAGTGTGTGGATCAGCAGCTGTACCAGGCCGAGCTCGATAACGTCCCTGCTGCGTTCGCTGACGGCTCAGTGTCGAGCGGTGAGCGGCGAGGTCAACACAGCCTGACGGTCTGGACTCAGAGTCCTGGTCGACACGCCGAGATCCGAGCGACTCACCTCGGCACGCTGCTGGTGGTGCGTCAGAGTGGCCGATCGCTCAGCCTGTCGGTCCGCTCGCCGCGCAGCATCACGGAGGCCTTTGGCCCTGAACAGgacctgcagctgtgtgtgtggggctgCCCTCCATCTCAGAGACTCAACACACTCCGCCCACCACTGCCAGACTCCTCACCGTCTGCCACCATCAGCGCCCATGCACACTGCATTGCACTGCTTCCTGTCCAGGATGTCTACTACCAGGCTTGCGTGTTTGACCTGATCACCAGCGGAGACCTGAACTCCAGCACAGCGGCTGTCAGCGCACTGCAGGATGCCCGAAACATGATCTCTGACCAGGAGAGCATTCACCTGCAGCTGGTCGTCTCGGCCCAGCAACGCCGAGCTCGATCAGacctgatgctgctgctgctgctcggcATGCTGGGAACTCTAACCAGTGCCTGA